A window of the Peromyscus leucopus breed LL Stock chromosome 22, UCI_PerLeu_2.1, whole genome shotgun sequence genome harbors these coding sequences:
- the LOC114686212 gene encoding vomeronasal type-2 receptor 116-like isoform X4, with protein sequence MKKLCVFLISFLLLKFSLILCGLTETSCFWRIKSNEENDRDLRTDCGFALFMTPGHVDEDFYNVSSFRIPTSKYEFFLVLFFATDEINRNPFILPNMSLTFSFGVGMCFDTLEIIDELNSQQNNTSRFLNYDCGMYDCDVELTGPSWTTSLKLATYIKAPKIFFGPFHPILSDNIHLPNVYQIAQKDTCLPHAMVSLMLYFTWTWIGMVISDDDQGIQFLSNFREEMQRNGVCLAFVNVIPDNIQLYMTRAGIYDKQIMTSSAKVAIIYGEMNSTLEISFRRWGCLGVQRIWVTTSQWDVTTCKRDFSLDLFHGTVTFAHHHGKVSKFKNFMQTMNTSNYPVDISQMRMKWNYFNCSVSKTNYSTRNHFSFNITLEWLSQHRFDMDLSEEGYNLYNAVYAVAYTYHEIILQQAESQQIDELIGLSYDCHRMTSLLKKRVFTNPIGELVNMNPREKLCAEYDIYNIWNFPQGFGLKVKIGGYSPYFPQNQQLHISEELEWAMGATLFPTSTCSMTCTPGFRKFHQEQTADCCFDCAWCPENEISNETDMEQCVSCPEDQYSNTEHTHCLQRYVSFLSYEDPLGMTLACMSLCFSALTGLVLGAFVKYNDTAIVKANNQILSYILLVSITFCFLCSLLFIGHPNIVTCTLQQTTFGVFFTVAVSTVLAKTITVVLAFKLNAPGGRMRGMLVSGAPNFVIPICTLVQLVLCGIWLVTFPPFIDTDTHSEHGQIIIVCNKGSVIAFHFVLGYLGSLALGSFTVAFLARNLPDRFNESKFLTFSMLVFCSVWVTFLPVYHSTKGKVMVAVEVFSILASSAGLLGCIFVPKYYVILIRPDSNSLQKYRDKSLH encoded by the exons ATGTGTCTTCTTTTAGAATACCAACATCAAAATATGAGTTTTTTCTGGTATTGTTTTTTGCTACTGATGAGATCAACAGGAACCCTTTTATTTTACCCAACATGTCTCTGACATTTTCCTTTGGTGTTGGCATGTGTTTTGATACATTGGAAATAATTGATGAACTAAATTCACAACAAAACAATACCTCAAGATTTCTTAATTATGACTGTGGAATGTATGATTGTGATGTAGAACTTACAGGACCATCATGGACTACATCTTTAAAACTGGCAACCTATATCAAGGCTCCAAAG ATTTTCTTTGGACCATTTCATCCTATCCTGAGTGACAATATCCATTTACCCAATGTCTACCAGATAGCACAGAAAGATACATGTTTGCCCCATGCCATGGTCTCTTTGATGCTTTATTTCACATGGACCTGGATAGGGATGGTCATCTCAGATGATGACCAGGGAATTCAGTTTCTCTCAAACTTTAGAGAAGAGATGCAAAGAAATGGAGTCTGTTTAGCTTTTGTGAATGTGATCCCAGATAACATACAGTTATACATGACAAGGGCTGGAATATATGACAAACAAATCATGACATCATCAGCAAAGGTTGCTATCATTTATGGAGAAATGAACTCTACCCTAGAAATCAGCTTCAGAAGATGGGGATGTTTAGGTGTACAGAGAATCTGGGTCACCACCTCACAATGGGATGTCACCACATGTAAGAGAGATTTCAGCCTTGATCTCTTCCATGGGACTGTCACTTTTGCACACCACCATGGCAAGGTTTCtaaatttaagaattttatgcAAACAATGAACACTTCCAACTATCCAGTAgacatttcacagatgagaatgaaatggaattattttaattgttcaGTCTCCAAGACCAACTATAGCACAAGGAATCATTTTTCATTCAACATTACACTGGAATGGTTATCACAACACAGATTTGACATGGACCTGAGTGAAGAAGGTTACAATTTATACAATGCTGTATATGCTGTGGCCTACACCTACCATGAAATCATTCTCCAGCAAGCAGAATCCCAGCAAATAGATGAACTCATAGGTTTATCCTATGACTGTCATCGG ATGACTTCTTTGCTGAAGAAGAGAGTATTTACTAACCCTATTGGAGAGCTGGTGAACATGAATCCAAGAGAAAAACTATGTGCAGAGTATGACATTTACAACATTTGGAATTTCCCACAAGGTTTTGGATTAAAGGTGAAAATAGGAGGTTATTCCCCTTATTTCCCACAGAACCAACAACTGCACATTTCTGAAGAATTAGAGTGGGCCATGGGAGCAACACTG TTTCCCACTTCTACATGCAGTATGACATGCACTCCTGGATTCAGGAAATTTCATCAGGAACAAACAGCAGACTGCTGCTTTgactgtgcctggtgcccagagaatgagatttccaatgagacag ATATGGAACAGTGTGTAAGCTGTCCAGAAGACCAGTATtcaaacacagaacacacacactgcCTGCAAAGATATGTCTCCTTTCTATCTTATGAAGACCCATTGGGAATGACACTGGCCTGCATGTCCCTGTGTTTCTCTGCCCTCACAGGTCTTGTTCTTGGTGCTTTTGTAAAGTACAATGACACTGCTATTGTGAAAGCCAATAATCAAATTCTCAGCTACATCTTACTGGTCTCCATcaccttctgcttcctctgctcaTTGCTCTTCATTGGGCATCCCAACATAGTCACTTGCACTCTGCAGCAGACCACATTTGGAGTCTTTTTCACAGTGGCTGTGTCTACTGTCTTGGCCAAGACTATTACTGTGGTCCTGGCCTTCAAGCTCAATGCtccaggaggaaggatgagagggatgCTGGTATCAGGGGCACCTAACTTTGTCATTCCCATCTGTACCTTGGTCCAACTTGTTCTCTGTGGAATCTGGCTGGTCACATTCCCTCCCTTTATTGATACAGATACACACTCTGAACATGGGCAGATCATCATTGTGTGCAACAAAGGCTCGGTCATTGCATTCCATTTTGTCCTGGGATACCTTGGCTCCTTGGCTCTGGGAAGCTTCACTGTGGCCTTTTTGGCCAGGAATCTTCCTGACAGATTCAATGAATCCAAATTCCTGACTTTCAGCATGCTGGTGTTCTGCAGTGTCTGGGtcaccttccttcctgtctaccacagcacAAAGGGGAAGGTTATGGTGGCTGTGGAGGTCTTTTCTATCTTGGCCTCCAGTGCAGGTCTGTTAGGGTGCATCTTTGTCCCAAaatattatgttattttaataaGACCAGATTCAAATTCTCTTCAGAAGTACAGGGATAAATCTCTTCATTGA
- the LOC114686212 gene encoding vomeronasal type-2 receptor 116-like isoform X3: MKKLCVFLISFLLLKFSLILCGLTETSCFWRIKSNEENDRDLRTDCGFALFMTPGHVDEDFYNVSSFRIPTSKYEFFLVLFFATDEINRNPFILPNMSLTFSFGVGMCFDTLEIIDELNSQQNNTSRFLNYDCGMYDCDVELTGPSWTTSLKLATYIKAPKIFFGPFHPILSDNIHLPNVYQIAQKDTCLPHAMVSLMLYFTWTWIGMVISDDDQGIQFLSNFREEMQRNGVCLAFVNVIPDNIQLYMTRAGIYDKQIMTSSAKVAIIYGEMNSTLEISFRRWGCLGVQRIWVTTSQWDVTTCKRDFSLDLFHGTVTFAHHHGKVSKFKNFMQTMNTSNYPVDISQMRMKWNYFNCSVSKTNYSTRNHFSFNITLEWLSQHRFDMDLSEEGYNLYNAVYAVAYTYHEIILQQAESQQIDELIGLSYDCHRMTSLLKKRVFTNPIGELVNMNPREKLCAEYDIYNIWNFPQGFGLKVKIGGYSPYFPQNQQLHISEELEWAMGATLFPTSTCSMTCTPGFRKFHQEQTADCCFDCAWCPENEISNETVDMEQCVSCPEDQYSNTEHTHCLQRYVSFLSYEDPLGMTLACMSLCFSALTGLVLGAFVKYNDTAIVKANNQILSYILLVSITFCFLCSLLFIGHPNIVTCTLQQTTFGVFFTVAVSTVLAKTITVVLAFKLNAPGGRMRGMLVSGAPNFVIPICTLVQLVLCGIWLVTFPPFIDTDTHSEHGQIIIVCNKGSVIAFHFVLGYLGSLALGSFTVAFLARNLPDRFNESKFLTFSMLVFCSVWVTFLPVYHSTKGKVMVAVEVFSILASSAGLLGCIFVPKYYVILIRPDSNSLQKYRDKSLH; encoded by the exons ATGTGTCTTCTTTTAGAATACCAACATCAAAATATGAGTTTTTTCTGGTATTGTTTTTTGCTACTGATGAGATCAACAGGAACCCTTTTATTTTACCCAACATGTCTCTGACATTTTCCTTTGGTGTTGGCATGTGTTTTGATACATTGGAAATAATTGATGAACTAAATTCACAACAAAACAATACCTCAAGATTTCTTAATTATGACTGTGGAATGTATGATTGTGATGTAGAACTTACAGGACCATCATGGACTACATCTTTAAAACTGGCAACCTATATCAAGGCTCCAAAG ATTTTCTTTGGACCATTTCATCCTATCCTGAGTGACAATATCCATTTACCCAATGTCTACCAGATAGCACAGAAAGATACATGTTTGCCCCATGCCATGGTCTCTTTGATGCTTTATTTCACATGGACCTGGATAGGGATGGTCATCTCAGATGATGACCAGGGAATTCAGTTTCTCTCAAACTTTAGAGAAGAGATGCAAAGAAATGGAGTCTGTTTAGCTTTTGTGAATGTGATCCCAGATAACATACAGTTATACATGACAAGGGCTGGAATATATGACAAACAAATCATGACATCATCAGCAAAGGTTGCTATCATTTATGGAGAAATGAACTCTACCCTAGAAATCAGCTTCAGAAGATGGGGATGTTTAGGTGTACAGAGAATCTGGGTCACCACCTCACAATGGGATGTCACCACATGTAAGAGAGATTTCAGCCTTGATCTCTTCCATGGGACTGTCACTTTTGCACACCACCATGGCAAGGTTTCtaaatttaagaattttatgcAAACAATGAACACTTCCAACTATCCAGTAgacatttcacagatgagaatgaaatggaattattttaattgttcaGTCTCCAAGACCAACTATAGCACAAGGAATCATTTTTCATTCAACATTACACTGGAATGGTTATCACAACACAGATTTGACATGGACCTGAGTGAAGAAGGTTACAATTTATACAATGCTGTATATGCTGTGGCCTACACCTACCATGAAATCATTCTCCAGCAAGCAGAATCCCAGCAAATAGATGAACTCATAGGTTTATCCTATGACTGTCATCGG ATGACTTCTTTGCTGAAGAAGAGAGTATTTACTAACCCTATTGGAGAGCTGGTGAACATGAATCCAAGAGAAAAACTATGTGCAGAGTATGACATTTACAACATTTGGAATTTCCCACAAGGTTTTGGATTAAAGGTGAAAATAGGAGGTTATTCCCCTTATTTCCCACAGAACCAACAACTGCACATTTCTGAAGAATTAGAGTGGGCCATGGGAGCAACACTG TTTCCCACTTCTACATGCAGTATGACATGCACTCCTGGATTCAGGAAATTTCATCAGGAACAAACAGCAGACTGCTGCTTTgactgtgcctggtgcccagagaatgagatttccaatgagacag TGG ATATGGAACAGTGTGTAAGCTGTCCAGAAGACCAGTATtcaaacacagaacacacacactgcCTGCAAAGATATGTCTCCTTTCTATCTTATGAAGACCCATTGGGAATGACACTGGCCTGCATGTCCCTGTGTTTCTCTGCCCTCACAGGTCTTGTTCTTGGTGCTTTTGTAAAGTACAATGACACTGCTATTGTGAAAGCCAATAATCAAATTCTCAGCTACATCTTACTGGTCTCCATcaccttctgcttcctctgctcaTTGCTCTTCATTGGGCATCCCAACATAGTCACTTGCACTCTGCAGCAGACCACATTTGGAGTCTTTTTCACAGTGGCTGTGTCTACTGTCTTGGCCAAGACTATTACTGTGGTCCTGGCCTTCAAGCTCAATGCtccaggaggaaggatgagagggatgCTGGTATCAGGGGCACCTAACTTTGTCATTCCCATCTGTACCTTGGTCCAACTTGTTCTCTGTGGAATCTGGCTGGTCACATTCCCTCCCTTTATTGATACAGATACACACTCTGAACATGGGCAGATCATCATTGTGTGCAACAAAGGCTCGGTCATTGCATTCCATTTTGTCCTGGGATACCTTGGCTCCTTGGCTCTGGGAAGCTTCACTGTGGCCTTTTTGGCCAGGAATCTTCCTGACAGATTCAATGAATCCAAATTCCTGACTTTCAGCATGCTGGTGTTCTGCAGTGTCTGGGtcaccttccttcctgtctaccacagcacAAAGGGGAAGGTTATGGTGGCTGTGGAGGTCTTTTCTATCTTGGCCTCCAGTGCAGGTCTGTTAGGGTGCATCTTTGTCCCAAaatattatgttattttaataaGACCAGATTCAAATTCTCTTCAGAAGTACAGGGATAAATCTCTTCATTGA
- the LOC114686212 gene encoding vomeronasal type-2 receptor 116-like isoform X2: MKKLCVFLISFLLLKFSLILCGLTETSCFWRIKSNEENDRDLRTDCGFALFMTPGHVDEDFYSGLIDFGIPTSKYEFFLVLFFATDEINRNPFILPNMSLTFSFGVGMCFDTLEIIDELNSQQNNTSRFLNYDCGMYDCDVELTGPSWTTSLKLATYIKAPKIFFGPFHPILSDNIHLPNVYQIAQKDTCLPHAMVSLMLYFTWTWIGMVISDDDQGIQFLSNFREEMQRNGVCLAFVNVIPDNIQLYMTRAGIYDKQIMTSSAKVAIIYGEMNSTLEISFRRWGCLGVQRIWVTTSQWDVTTCKRDFSLDLFHGTVTFAHHHGKVSKFKNFMQTMNTSNYPVDISQMRMKWNYFNCSVSKTNYSTRNHFSFNITLEWLSQHRFDMDLSEEGYNLYNAVYAVAYTYHEIILQQAESQQIDELIGLSYDCHRMTSLLKKRVFTNPIGELVNMNPREKLCAEYDIYNIWNFPQGFGLKVKIGGYSPYFPQNQQLHISEELEWAMGATLFPTSTCSMTCTPGFRKFHQEQTADCCFDCAWCPENEISNETDMEQCVSCPEDQYSNTEHTHCLQRYVSFLSYEDPLGMTLACMSLCFSALTGLVLGAFVKYNDTAIVKANNQILSYILLVSITFCFLCSLLFIGHPNIVTCTLQQTTFGVFFTVAVSTVLAKTITVVLAFKLNAPGGRMRGMLVSGAPNFVIPICTLVQLVLCGIWLVTFPPFIDTDTHSEHGQIIIVCNKGSVIAFHFVLGYLGSLALGSFTVAFLARNLPDRFNESKFLTFSMLVFCSVWVTFLPVYHSTKGKVMVAVEVFSILASSAGLLGCIFVPKYYVILIRPDSNSLQKYRDKSLH, encoded by the exons AATACCAACATCAAAATATGAGTTTTTTCTGGTATTGTTTTTTGCTACTGATGAGATCAACAGGAACCCTTTTATTTTACCCAACATGTCTCTGACATTTTCCTTTGGTGTTGGCATGTGTTTTGATACATTGGAAATAATTGATGAACTAAATTCACAACAAAACAATACCTCAAGATTTCTTAATTATGACTGTGGAATGTATGATTGTGATGTAGAACTTACAGGACCATCATGGACTACATCTTTAAAACTGGCAACCTATATCAAGGCTCCAAAG ATTTTCTTTGGACCATTTCATCCTATCCTGAGTGACAATATCCATTTACCCAATGTCTACCAGATAGCACAGAAAGATACATGTTTGCCCCATGCCATGGTCTCTTTGATGCTTTATTTCACATGGACCTGGATAGGGATGGTCATCTCAGATGATGACCAGGGAATTCAGTTTCTCTCAAACTTTAGAGAAGAGATGCAAAGAAATGGAGTCTGTTTAGCTTTTGTGAATGTGATCCCAGATAACATACAGTTATACATGACAAGGGCTGGAATATATGACAAACAAATCATGACATCATCAGCAAAGGTTGCTATCATTTATGGAGAAATGAACTCTACCCTAGAAATCAGCTTCAGAAGATGGGGATGTTTAGGTGTACAGAGAATCTGGGTCACCACCTCACAATGGGATGTCACCACATGTAAGAGAGATTTCAGCCTTGATCTCTTCCATGGGACTGTCACTTTTGCACACCACCATGGCAAGGTTTCtaaatttaagaattttatgcAAACAATGAACACTTCCAACTATCCAGTAgacatttcacagatgagaatgaaatggaattattttaattgttcaGTCTCCAAGACCAACTATAGCACAAGGAATCATTTTTCATTCAACATTACACTGGAATGGTTATCACAACACAGATTTGACATGGACCTGAGTGAAGAAGGTTACAATTTATACAATGCTGTATATGCTGTGGCCTACACCTACCATGAAATCATTCTCCAGCAAGCAGAATCCCAGCAAATAGATGAACTCATAGGTTTATCCTATGACTGTCATCGG ATGACTTCTTTGCTGAAGAAGAGAGTATTTACTAACCCTATTGGAGAGCTGGTGAACATGAATCCAAGAGAAAAACTATGTGCAGAGTATGACATTTACAACATTTGGAATTTCCCACAAGGTTTTGGATTAAAGGTGAAAATAGGAGGTTATTCCCCTTATTTCCCACAGAACCAACAACTGCACATTTCTGAAGAATTAGAGTGGGCCATGGGAGCAACACTG TTTCCCACTTCTACATGCAGTATGACATGCACTCCTGGATTCAGGAAATTTCATCAGGAACAAACAGCAGACTGCTGCTTTgactgtgcctggtgcccagagaatgagatttccaatgagacag ATATGGAACAGTGTGTAAGCTGTCCAGAAGACCAGTATtcaaacacagaacacacacactgcCTGCAAAGATATGTCTCCTTTCTATCTTATGAAGACCCATTGGGAATGACACTGGCCTGCATGTCCCTGTGTTTCTCTGCCCTCACAGGTCTTGTTCTTGGTGCTTTTGTAAAGTACAATGACACTGCTATTGTGAAAGCCAATAATCAAATTCTCAGCTACATCTTACTGGTCTCCATcaccttctgcttcctctgctcaTTGCTCTTCATTGGGCATCCCAACATAGTCACTTGCACTCTGCAGCAGACCACATTTGGAGTCTTTTTCACAGTGGCTGTGTCTACTGTCTTGGCCAAGACTATTACTGTGGTCCTGGCCTTCAAGCTCAATGCtccaggaggaaggatgagagggatgCTGGTATCAGGGGCACCTAACTTTGTCATTCCCATCTGTACCTTGGTCCAACTTGTTCTCTGTGGAATCTGGCTGGTCACATTCCCTCCCTTTATTGATACAGATACACACTCTGAACATGGGCAGATCATCATTGTGTGCAACAAAGGCTCGGTCATTGCATTCCATTTTGTCCTGGGATACCTTGGCTCCTTGGCTCTGGGAAGCTTCACTGTGGCCTTTTTGGCCAGGAATCTTCCTGACAGATTCAATGAATCCAAATTCCTGACTTTCAGCATGCTGGTGTTCTGCAGTGTCTGGGtcaccttccttcctgtctaccacagcacAAAGGGGAAGGTTATGGTGGCTGTGGAGGTCTTTTCTATCTTGGCCTCCAGTGCAGGTCTGTTAGGGTGCATCTTTGTCCCAAaatattatgttattttaataaGACCAGATTCAAATTCTCTTCAGAAGTACAGGGATAAATCTCTTCATTGA
- the LOC114686212 gene encoding vomeronasal type-2 receptor 116-like isoform X5 gives MKKLCVFLISFLLLKFSLILCGLTETSCFWRIKSNEENDRDLRTDCGFALFMTPGHVDHDAHVSSFRIPTSKYEFFLVLFFATDEINRNPFILPNMSLTFSFGVGMCFDTLEIIDELNSQQNNTSRFLNYDCGMYDCDVELTGPSWTTSLKLATYIKAPKIFFGPFHPILSDNIHLPNVYQIAQKDTCLPHAMVSLMLYFTWTWIGMVISDDDQGIQFLSNFREEMQRNGVCLAFVNVIPDNIQLYMTRAGIYDKQIMTSSAKVAIIYGEMNSTLEISFRRWGCLGVQRIWVTTSQWDVTTCKRDFSLDLFHGTVTFAHHHGKVSKFKNFMQTMNTSNYPVDISQMRMKWNYFNCSVSKTNYSTRNHFSFNITLEWLSQHRFDMDLSEEGYNLYNAVYAVAYTYHEIILQQAESQQIDELIGLSYDCHRMTSLLKKRVFTNPIGELVNMNPREKLCAEYDIYNIWNFPQGFGLKVKIGGYSPYFPQNQQLHISEELEWAMGATLFPTSTCSMTCTPGFRKFHQEQTADCCFDCAWCPENEISNETDMEQCVSCPEDQYSNTEHTHCLQRYVSFLSYEDPLGMTLACMSLCFSALTGLVLGAFVKYNDTAIVKANNQILSYILLVSITFCFLCSLLFIGHPNIVTCTLQQTTFGVFFTVAVSTVLAKTITVVLAFKLNAPGGRMRGMLVSGAPNFVIPICTLVQLVLCGIWLVTFPPFIDTDTHSEHGQIIIVCNKGSVIAFHFVLGYLGSLALGSFTVAFLARNLPDRFNESKFLTFSMLVFCSVWVTFLPVYHSTKGKVMVAVEVFSILASSAGLLGCIFVPKYYVILIRPDSNSLQKYRDKSLH, from the exons CCATGATGCTCATGTGTCTTCTTTTAGAATACCAACATCAAAATATGAGTTTTTTCTGGTATTGTTTTTTGCTACTGATGAGATCAACAGGAACCCTTTTATTTTACCCAACATGTCTCTGACATTTTCCTTTGGTGTTGGCATGTGTTTTGATACATTGGAAATAATTGATGAACTAAATTCACAACAAAACAATACCTCAAGATTTCTTAATTATGACTGTGGAATGTATGATTGTGATGTAGAACTTACAGGACCATCATGGACTACATCTTTAAAACTGGCAACCTATATCAAGGCTCCAAAG ATTTTCTTTGGACCATTTCATCCTATCCTGAGTGACAATATCCATTTACCCAATGTCTACCAGATAGCACAGAAAGATACATGTTTGCCCCATGCCATGGTCTCTTTGATGCTTTATTTCACATGGACCTGGATAGGGATGGTCATCTCAGATGATGACCAGGGAATTCAGTTTCTCTCAAACTTTAGAGAAGAGATGCAAAGAAATGGAGTCTGTTTAGCTTTTGTGAATGTGATCCCAGATAACATACAGTTATACATGACAAGGGCTGGAATATATGACAAACAAATCATGACATCATCAGCAAAGGTTGCTATCATTTATGGAGAAATGAACTCTACCCTAGAAATCAGCTTCAGAAGATGGGGATGTTTAGGTGTACAGAGAATCTGGGTCACCACCTCACAATGGGATGTCACCACATGTAAGAGAGATTTCAGCCTTGATCTCTTCCATGGGACTGTCACTTTTGCACACCACCATGGCAAGGTTTCtaaatttaagaattttatgcAAACAATGAACACTTCCAACTATCCAGTAgacatttcacagatgagaatgaaatggaattattttaattgttcaGTCTCCAAGACCAACTATAGCACAAGGAATCATTTTTCATTCAACATTACACTGGAATGGTTATCACAACACAGATTTGACATGGACCTGAGTGAAGAAGGTTACAATTTATACAATGCTGTATATGCTGTGGCCTACACCTACCATGAAATCATTCTCCAGCAAGCAGAATCCCAGCAAATAGATGAACTCATAGGTTTATCCTATGACTGTCATCGG ATGACTTCTTTGCTGAAGAAGAGAGTATTTACTAACCCTATTGGAGAGCTGGTGAACATGAATCCAAGAGAAAAACTATGTGCAGAGTATGACATTTACAACATTTGGAATTTCCCACAAGGTTTTGGATTAAAGGTGAAAATAGGAGGTTATTCCCCTTATTTCCCACAGAACCAACAACTGCACATTTCTGAAGAATTAGAGTGGGCCATGGGAGCAACACTG TTTCCCACTTCTACATGCAGTATGACATGCACTCCTGGATTCAGGAAATTTCATCAGGAACAAACAGCAGACTGCTGCTTTgactgtgcctggtgcccagagaatgagatttccaatgagacag ATATGGAACAGTGTGTAAGCTGTCCAGAAGACCAGTATtcaaacacagaacacacacactgcCTGCAAAGATATGTCTCCTTTCTATCTTATGAAGACCCATTGGGAATGACACTGGCCTGCATGTCCCTGTGTTTCTCTGCCCTCACAGGTCTTGTTCTTGGTGCTTTTGTAAAGTACAATGACACTGCTATTGTGAAAGCCAATAATCAAATTCTCAGCTACATCTTACTGGTCTCCATcaccttctgcttcctctgctcaTTGCTCTTCATTGGGCATCCCAACATAGTCACTTGCACTCTGCAGCAGACCACATTTGGAGTCTTTTTCACAGTGGCTGTGTCTACTGTCTTGGCCAAGACTATTACTGTGGTCCTGGCCTTCAAGCTCAATGCtccaggaggaaggatgagagggatgCTGGTATCAGGGGCACCTAACTTTGTCATTCCCATCTGTACCTTGGTCCAACTTGTTCTCTGTGGAATCTGGCTGGTCACATTCCCTCCCTTTATTGATACAGATACACACTCTGAACATGGGCAGATCATCATTGTGTGCAACAAAGGCTCGGTCATTGCATTCCATTTTGTCCTGGGATACCTTGGCTCCTTGGCTCTGGGAAGCTTCACTGTGGCCTTTTTGGCCAGGAATCTTCCTGACAGATTCAATGAATCCAAATTCCTGACTTTCAGCATGCTGGTGTTCTGCAGTGTCTGGGtcaccttccttcctgtctaccacagcacAAAGGGGAAGGTTATGGTGGCTGTGGAGGTCTTTTCTATCTTGGCCTCCAGTGCAGGTCTGTTAGGGTGCATCTTTGTCCCAAaatattatgttattttaataaGACCAGATTCAAATTCTCTTCAGAAGTACAGGGATAAATCTCTTCATTGA